From the Acidovorax carolinensis genome, one window contains:
- a CDS encoding DUF1294 domain-containing protein has product MTVLIPLILVSGWAALLAWGAWTEQLPLWLPGALLAINLLTFAIYAADKRAAQRGGWRTREKNLHLLSLAGGWPAAWFAQQTLRHKSRKAAFRAVYWVMVTLHCCALAAWVLGRLG; this is encoded by the coding sequence CCCGCTGATCCTGGTGTCCGGCTGGGCCGCGCTGCTGGCCTGGGGCGCATGGACGGAGCAACTTCCGCTGTGGCTGCCCGGCGCCTTGCTGGCCATCAACCTGCTGACCTTTGCGATCTATGCCGCCGACAAGCGCGCGGCCCAGCGCGGCGGCTGGCGCACGCGCGAGAAAAACCTGCACCTGCTGAGCCTGGCCGGCGGCTGGCCCGCGGCCTGGTTTGCCCAGCAAACACTTCGGCACAAATCGCGCAAGGCCGCGTTCCGGGCGGTTTACTGGGTCATGGTGACGCTGCACTGCTGCGCGCTGGCAGCTTGGGTTCTGGGCCGGCTTGGATAG